ACAATTTATATTCTACTCCCTAAAAAGGTCTCTTTTTTGCCCTTTATACAGACAAAGCGTCCCACTTTAAGACCGTCCGACATGGAGGGGTTTCATTATGATGTTAGATTAGAACACAGAGAGACACAGATTCAGATGGCATTAAAAGAGCTTAATATAGAAATTATTCATGCTAACAGTCCTAAAGCAAAGAGGAGGATTTAGAGGCTTTTTAGGTTTTGTTAGGATAGGTTGATAAAAAGGAAAAAGAAGTGGAAACCTGCTTCAGATCACTCTCAGCGTTGGTATCCAAAAATAAAAAGTGAGATGGCATTTGAAACTTGAAATAATATGTGACATCCTTCCTTGGAGCAACAGTCTGATATTTAAAATTCATAGAAAAAATGAGGGGTTGAATAGATTTGCTTTAAAAGTTTTTATGGTATAATTCAATTTTTGGGAGACTTTTTTAGGAGGGAAAGTATGCCCACCTTGGTTGTGGTTGGCACACAATGGGGGGATGAAGGTAAAGGAAAGGTGGTTGATGTTCTTACTGAGCAAGCAGATTTTGTAGTTAGGTTTCAGGGAGGAAATAACGCGGGACATACTTTAGTTATCAATAAAAAAAAACATATACTTCATCTTATCCCTTCTGGAATTTTCAGACCTAATACGGTTTGTGTTATCGGAAATGGAGTGGTTGTGGACCCAGAGGTTTTGATAAACGAGATAGAAAAGTTAAAAAAAGAAGGTTTAGACCTTTCTCCTAAGAAACTTATAATAAGTGAAAAAGCTCAAACTATCATGCCTTATCATAAAGCCTTAGATATAGCAAGAGAAGCAAAAGCTGGTGAAAATAAAATAGGGACTACCTGTAGGGGAATAGGCCCTTGTTATGAGGATAAAGTAGCGAGAAAAGGGTTCAGGTTAATAGACCTTACGTATCCTGAAACCTTTAAAGAAAAACTGAAAAAAATTTTAGAAGAAAAAAATTTTCTGTTAAGTTATTTAAACGCAGAACCTTTAAAGTTTGAAGAAATATATGAAAAATATTTAGCCTTTGGAGAATATTTAAAACCTTATCTTGCAGATGTTTCTCAACTGTTATGGAATGCTCAGAAAGCTGGTAAAAATATACTTTTTGAGGGAGCTCAAGGAACTTTTCTAGACATAGACCATGGCACCTACCCTTATGTGACCTCTTCCAATACCGTAGCAGGAAACGCCTGTTGTGGAAGTGGTTTAGGACCTACAGAGATCAACTCAGTTTTAGGAATAGTCAAAGCTTACACTACTCGAGTAGGAGAAGGGCCTTTTCCTACTGAACTCCACGATGAAATAGGAGAACTTTTAAGAGAAAGAGGTGGAGAATACGGGGCCACCACCGGTAGACCAAGAAGGTGTGGATGGTTAGATTTGGTGATGGTAAAAACCGCAGTACGACTAAACGGTCTTACTTACTTAGCTATTACCAAGCTTGACGTGTTGTCTGGACTTAAAACTTTAAAACTCTGTGTAGGATATAAATATGAAGGTCAAATTATAGATTTCTTTCCTTCAGAGCTCGAAAAACTCAAAAAAGTGGAACCTATCTACCAAGAACTTCCTGGATGGGAAGAAGACATTAGCCAGATAAAAAATTTCGATGCGCTTCCGGAAGCGACTAAAAACTACATTAAATTTATAGAACAGTATCTTGAAGTTCCTATAGCCCTTTTATCCTTTGGCCCTGAGAGAGAAAGTTGTTTTTTATTAAAAAATCCTTTCGATAAATAGGACTGATTTATGAAAGATAAAATATTGATTGCTAACAGAGGAGAGATTGCTTTACGTATAATGGAAGCTTGTAAAGATTTAGGTATTGATTATGTAGCGGTTTACACCAAGGAAGATGAAGAGTCTCTACATGTAAGATATGCCAAAGAAAAATACCGTATCTGTGATTATCGCGACATGAACGACCTTTTGGCTGTAGCAGACGAGTCTGGGTGTACGGCTATACATCCAGGATATGGGTTTCTTTCAGAAAACTTTCGTTTTGCAAGAAGGGTGGTCAAAAGGTCAAGACCTTTGATTTTTGTAGGACCTTCCTGGGAGGCAATCAGGGATTTGGGAAATAAACTTTTTATGAAGAAACTTGCGAAAGACCTTGGTATTCCTGTTATTCCAGGGACCACAGAGCCTGTATATAACGAAATTGAAGCTGAGCTTAAAGCTGAAGAGCTTTTGGAAGAACTTGCTTCCTTAGGGATTCAAAAACCTTCCCTTCTGGTAAAGGCTGTAGCTGGTGGCGGAGGAATGGGGATCGAAGAGGTTAAAAGTTTGGAAGAACTTAGACCTACTTTTAGAAAAATCAGAGCTTATGCCAAGAGACTTTTTGGGGACGAAGGAGTTATCATAGAAGGGAAAATACCTGTTTTTCAACATTTAGAGGTACAGCTTTTAGGAAGTAAACATGGAGAATATGTACACTTTGGAACCAGAAACTGTACCATTCAAAGTCCTCATAAACAAAAAAGGATCGAAATAGCCCCAGGTTTTTCCTTTCAAGAACCCTACAGTTTTGACCCTAAAAAGGTAGAAGAAGCAATCATTAATTACTCCATAAAACTTGCTAAAGCCTTTAATTATGATAGCGTAGGAACCTGGGAATGGCTGATTACTCCCGATGGTAAGTACTACCTGATGGAGGTTAATACCAGGATTCAGGTGGAAAATGAAATTTCTGCCAAGATATCCTTTATTAGGAATAAACAGGTAAACCTTATAAAGGAACAGATAAGGGTAGCTTTTGGAGAAAAATTAGGATATTCACAAAAAGACATCGAGTTTAAAGGAACAAGTATAGAATACCGTTTGATTGCAGAAGATACTAAAAGAGGTTTTATTCCTCTAAGTGGAACTATAACCAAGTTTAGCTGGCCGGAAGTGCCTTGGCTTACGATGAGAACCCATGTACCTCAAGATAAACCTTACACCATTCCTACTCAGTTTGACCCAAACCTTGCTTTAGCTATCGTTTACGGAGAAAACTTTGAAGAAGCCAAAAAAAGAGGTTTAACCCTTTTAGACCAAGTTATCATAGAAGGGGTTACCCCTGATGGAAAAAAGTTAAAAACCAACATTTCTTTTTTAAAGGAAAAAACAGAATTTCTTTATAAATTTCTCGAGGCTTAAGGCCTATGAAGATAGAACTCTATAAAACTTTAAAAAATCTTTTAGAAACAGCTACTTACATAAGGGACATCAAAGGAGAAGACTTTTTTGAGATAACCTCTCTGATAAATAAAATTTCTGAGGTTTATGATAATTTTTATCAATACGAGCCTTCTTATTTAGAAGATTTTGTTAAAAAAACTAAAGAACAGCTTGATATTCTTTTAGAGCAAGGAGAAAAAACTCTTACTCCTTATGAGATAGTAAAAATCACCAGACATCATCAAAGGTTTACCTTGCAGGACATTCTAGAAAACGTTTATGACTCCTATATGGAACTTGGAGGGGAAGGAGAAATAAATATAGATCCTGCTATAGTATGTGCTAAGGCTATGCTTGTAAGAAAAGTAGGAGACGAGATTTTCTTCCATCAGGTAATGGTAATAGGCCACGAAAAAGGACACGGAGAGGAGTTTAGAGAAGGAGGTAGTGCTAAACCTTGGGGGAATGAAAAAGCCCTGCGTTATATGAAAATGGCAGAAACAGAAGGGATTCCTATTCATTTCTTTATTTTTACTCCTGGTGCTTATCCCATCGAAGATTATCCAGGTGCTGCTCAGCAGATTGCCAAAAACCTTTATCATATGGCAAAACTGAGAGTGCCAATCATATCCTTTATTTCAGAGGGAGGTTCCGGAGGAGCTGAAGCTATAGGGCTTGCCGATATGAGGTTGATGGCTGAAAAAGGATACTACTCTGTCATAAGCCCAGAAGGAGCTGCTGCGATAGAGGCAAAAATAAGTGATGGGCGTCCTCCAAGAGAACTAGTAGAAAAATGTGCAAAAGCTCTTAAGCTTACCGCAAAAGATAACCTTAAGTTTGGAAACATAGATAGAATCGTTCCAGAACCATTACTTGGAGCCAGAAGAAAGGACTATGAATTTTTTAAAAGATTAAAGATTGAATTGATAAGAGCGACAGACGAAGTTATCCTTCAAACAAGAAGTATTAAATTTTTAAGAAAATATGCTGCCTCTAAACAAGAAACAGAAAATTTTAAGTATTATGTAAACTGGGATTTAGACGAAGATGAGATAGAAATCCTAATAGAAAATCGATATAAAAAATACAGAAAAATGACCCAATGGGCCATACATGAAAATAAGACTCTTTTCAAATCTTTCTTTGACTTAGGACATACTATAAGCATAAAGTTGAAAAATGAAATAAATTACAAAATTTTAAAACAAGGGCAAAAAACATTTAAAAAGTTTTTAAACGAATTAACCAGTGAATCGACCCTGCTTTTAAAACCAGTTTCTGACCCTATAAAAACGGTCTACAACCTAATCGTAGGGAAAAAAACCGGTGCTAAACTTGTTACTCACTCTTTACAAGACGATGACATCCCAACCTACATAAGTCCTTTAGCTTTAGAAGATAAAACGATTACTTGTCCTCAGTCTGAAAAATATAGTTGCCCTGACCTTTGGGTACCAGACCTTTATGGAGAGTTTTGTGGGGTTTGTCCTAACTGTGGATATCATTTTCCTTTAGAGTATAAATGGTATCTTAACAACATTTTTGATAAAAACAGTATCCGTACCTTTAACGATGAGATTGCTTCAACCAATCCATTAGAGTTTGAAGGGTATGCGGAAAAACTAAAAGCTGCAAGAGAAAAAACAGGGCTAAATTCTAGTCTTATATCTTTTGAGGCCAAAATTGGTGGTATCTCTTTGATAGCGGTAATGTTGATAGCTGAGTTTAGACAGGGTACTGTAGGGGTAGCAGAAGGTGAAAAGTTTATCAGGGCGATAGAATTAGCTAAACTTACCAGACGTCCATTTTTAGCTTTGGTGCATACTACCGGAGGTATAAGGATACATGAAGGGACCCTTGGTGTGGTACAAATGCCCAGATGTACCATGGCAGTAAGGGATTACGTAGATGAAGGAGGGCTTTACATCGTTGTTTATGATAACAACTCCTATGCTGGGCCTGTAGCGAGCTTCTTAGGATCAGCACCTTATCAGTTCGCTTTAAAATCTACTCGTTTAGGATTTGCAGGCCCACGAGTTATCAAGGAAACCACAGGGCAAGATGTGCCTCCAGATTATCATAGTGCAGAAAATGCATTAAAAAGAGGGCATATCCAGGGTATTTGGGACAGAAGAGAACTAAGGAAAAAGCTTTTTACCGCTTTACTTACGATGGGAGGCAAAAACCTATACTACAGATGGTAGGTAATAAACCATGAAGATCGAGTACGAACACCTTAACGTTATTCTCCAAAAGTTTAAAGCCAACCCCTATAAAATTTTTAAAGTGAATACCATACACACCGGTTATATAAGAGAATTTTTGGTAAAAGAAGGAGATGAGGTAAAAGGTCCTTCTGGTAAGTGGTTAGAAAAACCAGGTACCCCTCTTTTTGTTTTAGAAAGGGAAAAAAATTTAAAAACTATAAGAGCTCATATAAATGGATGGGTACAAAACTTAAGGACAGACCTTTTAAATAGGTTTGTTGAGGCTGAGGAAACAATACTTGAAATTAAACATCCACTTTCTCAACAGGAAATAATTTCTGAAATTTTACTTTCTGCGCTTTACCTTGTAAAAGCTCCTGAAACGGCAAAGTATGTGTTAAGTCCTGGGTTAGCGGCCAAAATAGAAAAAGAAGGACTCTATAAAGTGAAAATAAAAAAGGGAGATGAACTTTTAATCATGACCTTTATGAAGCGTGAGACTCCTATTTTTTTTGAAGAAGACGGTGTGTTTTTAATCTATAATATCTATTTCAAACCCTTTCAACTGGTTGAAAGAGGGCAACCCTTAATTGGACTTTGCCCTGAAGAGCAACTTCCTTATTTAGAAAAGATAGTTTCCCGTATAAGGGAAGAGTGGCCCTTATAAAACATCCTTTTGACTTTGATTTTTCTAAACTTTTTCCAGAGATAGGTCAAGAAATCTGGCATTTCCCTACCCTTCCTCGAGCTATGGAAGCAGCTAAAAAGTTCATAAACTTATATCCCCGAACAGCCAATGGAAGGATTATACGAGCAGATATGCTTCTTGAGGCTAAAGGTAGGTTTGACAGAAAATGGTTTGCTGAAAAAGGGGGACTCTGGTTATCCTTAAGCTTGTACGATGAGTTTTTCGAAGAACATGCCTCTTTGATATCTCTCATACCTGGTCTTGCCATGGTAAGATGTGCTAAACATTTGGGGATTACTAAAGCTAAGGTTAAATGGATAAACGACCTTCATATAAACGGAAAAAAACTGGGTGGAGTTTTAATAGAAAGGTATAATGAATGGTATATTATAGGATTAGGTATAAACGTTAACAACCCTCTTCCTAAAGGTATACCCTCGGAAAGTTTTGGCAATTTACTAAAGAAAGAAGTCTCCATCTTGGAATTGCTAGAAATTTTGGTCTATTGGCTAAGATATTATTTTGGATTTTTAAGATGGTTTGAACAAAAAATCAGGGATGAAGAGTCGGTAACTAATCTGGTAATAGAAGATTTCAAACAATTTACAGATACCTTAGGAAGGTGTGTAGGCTACGGATATAACATAGACCTGGATGATTACCTCATAGCTCAAGTAACTGAAATTACTCCCTATGGCAGTTTAATCCTAAATTCTGAGGAAGGTCTTATCGAGGTTTCAACTGGAGAAATCCTTTATCTTTTATAAAAACTATAATCAAGGTAGCTATAATATTTTTGTAGAGAAGAAAAAGAGAAAGATTTCATCGTTAACCGTTTAATACTTTCAACCATAGCCCTAGCACAAGATAAGGTGGTAGCATAGGGAATGTCTAATTCCATCGTATACCTTCTGATAAGGTAGGCATCTTCTTTGCTTTCCTTACCTTTGGCTGTATTAATCGCAAGCACTATCTCTTTATTCTTGATAAGGTCTAAAATATTAGGTCTTCTTAGGTCTGAGATCTTGGGTACTTCTTTTATTTTTATTCCGAAAGAGGAGAGAAATTTACAGGTCCCCTCTGTACCTATCAAGTTAAATCCTAACTCTTGTAAGGTTTTAGCTATAGGTATGGTCAGAGGTTTATCTTCGTCTTTTACTGAAATAAAAACCGTACCAGAGGAGGGAAGCTTCATACCTGCAGCAAGTTGTGCTTTAGCATAAGCTAAAGCTGGGTCCCAATCTATTCCCATAACTTCCCCTGTAGACTTCATTTCAGGACCAAGGATTACGTCTACCTTAGGAAATCTTTTAAAAGGAAAGACCACTTCTTTTACACAGTAATAAGGAGGCACCACTTCTTTCGTAAACCCTATTTCCTTTAGTGAATAGCCTAACATAATCCAGGTAGCAAGTTTAGCCAAAGGTACTCCGATAGCCTTAGACACAAAAGGTACAGTTCTTGAAGCCCTTGGATTCACCTCTAACACATAGAGTTCGTTGTCTTTGATAGCAAATTGAATATTTATTAAACCTTTTACCTCCAATTCTTTAGCAAGCAATTTTGTAGCTTCTTTGATTTCGTTTAAAAGTTTAGGTGAGATATGAAGAGGAGGTAAGATACAAGCAGAATCTCCAGAGTGAATACCTGCTTCTTCTATGTGCTCCATAATACCTGCTACTACCACCGTTTCTCCGTCGGAGATAGCATCTACGTCGATTTCTATGGCATCCTCTAAAAACTTGTCGATTAAAATCGGATGTTCTGGGTTTACCTTAACAGCTGTAGCTATAAACTCTTTCAACTCTTTTTCTGAATAGACTATTCTCATCGCCCTTCCACCTAACACATAAGAAGGACGGACAAGCAAGGGATAACCGATTTGATTAGCTACTTTAATAGCCTCTTCTTCACTATAAGCAGTCCCTGCTTTGGGCCTTCTAAGATTTAACTTTTCAAGAAGTTGTTCAAACTTTTCTCTGTTTTCTGCCCTGTCTATGTTTTCAGGAGATGTACCCAGTATCTTTACTCCTGCTTTGTAAAGCGGTAACGCAAGGTTAAGAGGGGTTTGCCCTCCAAACTGAACTATTACCCCGTCTGGATTTTCTTCTTCATAGATGTTCAGGATATGCTCTAAGGTTAAAGGTTCAAAATACAGCCTGGTTGAAATGTCATAATCGGTAGAGACTGTTTCAGGGTTTGAGTTAACCATGATAGCTTCGATACCTTTTTCCCTTAAAGCTAAAGAAGCATGAACACAACAATAGTCAAACTCTATACCTTGCCCTATCCTGTTAGGCCCTCCACCTATGATAAGAACTTTTCGATTTTTTGTAGCCCGGCTTTCATTTTCAACTTCATATGTAGAATAAAAATAAGGGGTATAGGCTTCAAACTCAGCTGCACAGGTATCTATAAGTTTAAAGGTAGGTTTTACCCCTAAAGATTTTCTGTATTCTCTTACTTTTTGAGGATTGGTATTAGTAAGAAATCCGATTTGGTAATCAGTAAATCCCATCTGTTTGAGTTCCCTTAGCTCCTCTGCGGTTAAACTTTCTAAAGATCTCCCTTTTATTTTTTCGCTTTTGTCAAAAATTTCTTTTAGATGATATAAAAACCAAGGATCGATGTAAGTAAGATTGTAGATTTCCTCTATGCTAAATCCTGACTTAAAGGCCTCTCTTATGTAAAACAATCTTTGACTGTTAGGTTTGACTAACTTTTCCTTGATGATTTCTTTAGGAAGTATTACATCGTTGTCTGAGGGAGATTTTCCATCAGCCCCAAATCCAAATCTGCCTATCTCAAGCCCTGCTATAGCCTTTTGTAAAGCCTCTTTAAAAGTCCTGCCTATAGCCAGCGTCTCCCCAACAGAACGCATAGAGGTAGTAAGCTCGTCTGGGGATTCTGGAAATTTTTCAAAGGTAAACCTGGGTATCTTTACCACCACGTAGTCGATCGTAGGTTCAAATGCGGCTTTTGTCTCTTTAGTGATGTCGTTAGATAACTCATCTAAGGTATAACCTACAGCCAGTTTGGCAGCAATTTTGGCTATAGGATATCCTGTAGCTTTACTTGCCAAAGCCGAAGACCTGGAAACCCTGGGATTCATCTCTATTACAACCATTTCCCCGTTTTTAGGATTAACCGCAAACTGAATGTTTGACCCTCCAGTTTCTACCCCTATCTCTCTGATGATAGCCTGTGCAGCTGATCTCATCCTCTGATATTCTACATCGGATAAGGTCTGCGCCGGGGCTACAGTAATAGAATCTCCGGTATGAACTCCCATAGGGTCAAAGTTTTCTATAGAACAAATGATGACCACATTATCTTTAAAATCTCTCATCACCTCAAGCTCAAACTCTTTCCATCCAAGAACTGACTCCTCTAACATTACTTGATGGATAAGAGACATTTCTAAACCTTTTTCTGCGATTTCTTTTAACTCCTCTATATTATAAGCTACCCCTCCTCCTGTTCCGCCTAACGTAAAACTTGGTCTGACTATAATAGGAAAACCCAGTTCTTTGGCTGCCTTTTCTATTTCGTTTAAAGAAGTAATTATAAAACTCTTTGGTATTTTTAATCCTATGTTTTCCATCGCTTTTCTAAAAAGCTCTCTACTTTCAGCCTTTTCTATAGCTTTAGCGTTTGCTCCTATCAGTTCAACGTTATACTTTTCAAGAACTCCTTTTTTAGCTAAAGCAAAGGCTATGTTTAAACCTGTTTGACCTCCTAAAGTAGGAAGTAAAGCATCAGGCCGTTCTTCCTTTATAATGTGTTCTACTACCTCAGGAGTCAAAGGTTCTATATATGTGTGATCTGCCATCTCAGGATCGGTCATGATGGTAGCTGGATTAGAATTAACCAAAACTATTTCATAACCCTCTTCTTTTAAAGCCTTACAAGCCTGACTTCCAGAATAATCAAACTCACAAGCCTGCCCTATAACAATAGGCCCTGAACCTATGATTAGAATCTTTTTTATGTCTGTCCTTTTAGGCATAAACCCCCCTTATTATCTATCTTTAAAAACTTTATAACAAGACATCATCTAAAATTTTTCAAACAGAGAATAAGTTTTTATTTTCGATTTTTTCACCAAGCTCTGATACCATTCTTTAAACCAATTATCTCTTTTTTGAGTTAGAAGAACCGAAGATGCCTGTTGAATTTCTGCATCTTCAATCGTGCCGTTAAACTCTTTAATGCTTTTTATGGCAAAAATTTTAAGATCCCCTCTGTCCCACACGATATTGTCTATTACTTTAGAAGAACCTGGGTTAGCAATCAACTGGGCTATGTTAGAAGAAAATTTTTGAGGAATCTCCATCCTGGTTAAACGATATTCTTTGGTCTGAAATCCTTCTTTTTCAAAAACTTCTTTAGTTATCTCTGTTTTTGATTTTAATTTTTCTAAAAGGGCTTTAGCTTTTTGCTCACACAACTCCTTTCCTTTACTATTAAGGTAGTCCTGCTTAACCTTTTCTTTTGCTTCAGCGAACTCTAAAGACCTTGCGGGTTTTTTATCAATAATTTCTAAGATCACAAACCCTTTAGAAGTTTCCAAAGGAGCAAAAAATTCTCTTTTAGGGGCTTCAAAAACCTTTTTGGCAAGTTGAAAATTTTGAAACTGGTCTAAAAATTCTTTTTTAGTTAACCAATTGGTTTCAAAAAGTTTAATTTTATTTTTTTCTGCCCATATTTTTAAATCGTTTTCTTTCATAACTTCAGAATAAATCTTGTTAGCCTTTTCCTGGGTAACCTTTCTTGTTTTTTCTGTTTTTAAAAATTTATAAATATCCTCTCTTACTTCCTCAAAGGAAGCTATTCCTTCTGGCTTGATAGCCTCAACTCCTATGATTAAATATCCAGAAGAAACCTTAAAAGGTCCTAAAACCTGCCCTTCCTTGCTTTGTTTAAGTGCAGTTTTTATTTCTTCTGACAATACCCCTTCTTCTACCCATTTAGCAGGAACCTTAAGGTCCTTGGCATGTTTTGTTTCTTCTATGATTTTTTGAGCTTTTTTTAAGGAAGTATCATCTGTGGCTTCAACCAACAAAGTTTTAATCTTAGCACTAAAAGGCCTCTTAAAACGATCTAAATTTTGTTCATAAAACCTTTTAAGCTCAGCCTCTGTTACTTCTGAAGAAGTGTCATAAGGAATAAAAAGATAAGCCAGCTTAATCTTTTCTTCTTCTTTATAAATATCTCTATGGGTAAGATAATAATTTTCCAAGTCTTTTTCTGTATGATTAATCTTTTCTATACAAGCTTTAAGGGGTAAAATACCTTCTAACAACTCAATTTCCTGTTTTGCAAACCTCAAATAATCTTTAACTTCTTCTTCTGAAACCACAATAGGAGTTGTCAAAAGAAGTTTTAATCGTTGTTGCAAAATGTCATAATAAACAAGTTTTTCAAAAAACTTTGGGGTAGTACCTAACTCTCTTAATACCATCTGATATTTTTGGGGATTAAACCTTCCGTTTTCTTGGAAAGATGGAATTTGAGCTATGCTAAGGCTCACTTCTTCTGGTAAAATCTTGAGACCTATTTTATTAGCATAATCTTCTAAGAGTTTTAGTTTGATAAGTTCATCAAGGACTTCTTTTTTTAGATTAAGTTTTTTAAGGTCTTCTTCGCTAATTTCACCAAAGGTTTGCTTTAAACGAAACAACTGAAAGTTGTAAAACTCTTGAAATTCTTTGCCTGTGATAGAAATCCCGTTTACTTTAGCAACGAGGTCTTTTTCTGAAGTAACGAAACTTCCGATACCCCAAAAGACAAAAACAATAATAATTACCGCTAAAAAGATCTTAGCAAAAACTGAAGTAGCGCCTTTTCTTAAAAAATCAAACATAAAACACCTTGTAAAGTTTTTATAAATATACCAAAATTTTTTGAATTGTCAAAAAATTTTTAGTTTAAAAAACATAAGCTAAAAAGCATATAAAGTAAACTTTAACGATAGCAAATTTGAAAAATGAGTACCAATATGATTGGTAACAATCAAGAAACCAAGAAGAATTAGAAACAAGATAGGAAAATACAATAAAAGA
Above is a genomic segment from Thermodesulfobacterium commune DSM 2178 containing:
- a CDS encoding adenylosuccinate synthase, with the translated sequence MPTLVVVGTQWGDEGKGKVVDVLTEQADFVVRFQGGNNAGHTLVINKKKHILHLIPSGIFRPNTVCVIGNGVVVDPEVLINEIEKLKKEGLDLSPKKLIISEKAQTIMPYHKALDIAREAKAGENKIGTTCRGIGPCYEDKVARKGFRLIDLTYPETFKEKLKKILEEKNFLLSYLNAEPLKFEEIYEKYLAFGEYLKPYLADVSQLLWNAQKAGKNILFEGAQGTFLDIDHGTYPYVTSSNTVAGNACCGSGLGPTEINSVLGIVKAYTTRVGEGPFPTELHDEIGELLRERGGEYGATTGRPRRCGWLDLVMVKTAVRLNGLTYLAITKLDVLSGLKTLKLCVGYKYEGQIIDFFPSELEKLKKVEPIYQELPGWEEDISQIKNFDALPEATKNYIKFIEQYLEVPIALLSFGPERESCFLLKNPFDK
- a CDS encoding biotin carboxylase N-terminal domain-containing protein; amino-acid sequence: MKDKILIANRGEIALRIMEACKDLGIDYVAVYTKEDEESLHVRYAKEKYRICDYRDMNDLLAVADESGCTAIHPGYGFLSENFRFARRVVKRSRPLIFVGPSWEAIRDLGNKLFMKKLAKDLGIPVIPGTTEPVYNEIEAELKAEELLEELASLGIQKPSLLVKAVAGGGGMGIEEVKSLEELRPTFRKIRAYAKRLFGDEGVIIEGKIPVFQHLEVQLLGSKHGEYVHFGTRNCTIQSPHKQKRIEIAPGFSFQEPYSFDPKKVEEAIINYSIKLAKAFNYDSVGTWEWLITPDGKYYLMEVNTRIQVENEISAKISFIRNKQVNLIKEQIRVAFGEKLGYSQKDIEFKGTSIEYRLIAEDTKRGFIPLSGTITKFSWPEVPWLTMRTHVPQDKPYTIPTQFDPNLALAIVYGENFEEAKKRGLTLLDQVIIEGVTPDGKKLKTNISFLKEKTEFLYKFLEA
- a CDS encoding acetyl-CoA carboxylase carboxyl transferase subunit alpha/beta → MKIELYKTLKNLLETATYIRDIKGEDFFEITSLINKISEVYDNFYQYEPSYLEDFVKKTKEQLDILLEQGEKTLTPYEIVKITRHHQRFTLQDILENVYDSYMELGGEGEINIDPAIVCAKAMLVRKVGDEIFFHQVMVIGHEKGHGEEFREGGSAKPWGNEKALRYMKMAETEGIPIHFFIFTPGAYPIEDYPGAAQQIAKNLYHMAKLRVPIISFISEGGSGGAEAIGLADMRLMAEKGYYSVISPEGAAAIEAKISDGRPPRELVEKCAKALKLTAKDNLKFGNIDRIVPEPLLGARRKDYEFFKRLKIELIRATDEVILQTRSIKFLRKYAASKQETENFKYYVNWDLDEDEIEILIENRYKKYRKMTQWAIHENKTLFKSFFDLGHTISIKLKNEINYKILKQGQKTFKKFLNELTSESTLLLKPVSDPIKTVYNLIVGKKTGAKLVTHSLQDDDIPTYISPLALEDKTITCPQSEKYSCPDLWVPDLYGEFCGVCPNCGYHFPLEYKWYLNNIFDKNSIRTFNDEIASTNPLEFEGYAEKLKAAREKTGLNSSLISFEAKIGGISLIAVMLIAEFRQGTVGVAEGEKFIRAIELAKLTRRPFLALVHTTGGIRIHEGTLGVVQMPRCTMAVRDYVDEGGLYIVVYDNNSYAGPVASFLGSAPYQFALKSTRLGFAGPRVIKETTGQDVPPDYHSAENALKRGHIQGIWDRRELRKKLFTALLTMGGKNLYYRW
- a CDS encoding biotin--[acetyl-CoA-carboxylase] ligase codes for the protein MALIKHPFDFDFSKLFPEIGQEIWHFPTLPRAMEAAKKFINLYPRTANGRIIRADMLLEAKGRFDRKWFAEKGGLWLSLSLYDEFFEEHASLISLIPGLAMVRCAKHLGITKAKVKWINDLHINGKKLGGVLIERYNEWYIIGLGINVNNPLPKGIPSESFGNLLKKEVSILELLEILVYWLRYYFGFLRWFEQKIRDEESVTNLVIEDFKQFTDTLGRCVGYGYNIDLDDYLIAQVTEITPYGSLILNSEEGLIEVSTGEILYLL
- the carB gene encoding carbamoyl-phosphate synthase large subunit, whose product is MPKRTDIKKILIIGSGPIVIGQACEFDYSGSQACKALKEEGYEIVLVNSNPATIMTDPEMADHTYIEPLTPEVVEHIIKEERPDALLPTLGGQTGLNIAFALAKKGVLEKYNVELIGANAKAIEKAESRELFRKAMENIGLKIPKSFIITSLNEIEKAAKELGFPIIVRPSFTLGGTGGGVAYNIEELKEIAEKGLEMSLIHQVMLEESVLGWKEFELEVMRDFKDNVVIICSIENFDPMGVHTGDSITVAPAQTLSDVEYQRMRSAAQAIIREIGVETGGSNIQFAVNPKNGEMVVIEMNPRVSRSSALASKATGYPIAKIAAKLAVGYTLDELSNDITKETKAAFEPTIDYVVVKIPRFTFEKFPESPDELTTSMRSVGETLAIGRTFKEALQKAIAGLEIGRFGFGADGKSPSDNDVILPKEIIKEKLVKPNSQRLFYIREAFKSGFSIEEIYNLTYIDPWFLYHLKEIFDKSEKIKGRSLESLTAEELRELKQMGFTDYQIGFLTNTNPQKVREYRKSLGVKPTFKLIDTCAAEFEAYTPYFYSTYEVENESRATKNRKVLIIGGGPNRIGQGIEFDYCCVHASLALREKGIEAIMVNSNPETVSTDYDISTRLYFEPLTLEHILNIYEEENPDGVIVQFGGQTPLNLALPLYKAGVKILGTSPENIDRAENREKFEQLLEKLNLRRPKAGTAYSEEEAIKVANQIGYPLLVRPSYVLGGRAMRIVYSEKELKEFIATAVKVNPEHPILIDKFLEDAIEIDVDAISDGETVVVAGIMEHIEEAGIHSGDSACILPPLHISPKLLNEIKEATKLLAKELEVKGLINIQFAIKDNELYVLEVNPRASRTVPFVSKAIGVPLAKLATWIMLGYSLKEIGFTKEVVPPYYCVKEVVFPFKRFPKVDVILGPEMKSTGEVMGIDWDPALAYAKAQLAAGMKLPSSGTVFISVKDEDKPLTIPIAKTLQELGFNLIGTEGTCKFLSSFGIKIKEVPKISDLRRPNILDLIKNKEIVLAINTAKGKESKEDAYLIRRYTMELDIPYATTLSCARAMVESIKRLTMKSFSFSSLQKYYSYLDYSFYKR